A part of Scleropages formosus chromosome 3, fSclFor1.1, whole genome shotgun sequence genomic DNA contains:
- the dusp12 gene encoding dual specificity protein phosphatase 12, with product MIAVESGLYIGAASDLRHCQELLGAGVTHVLTVDSEEPHVAALFRTHFVRALDEPACDLLSSFDECARFIADALRTGCGAVLVHCHAGQSRSAAVVAAFLMKRRGLSATDARSRLRTIKPDVQINEEFLRQLELYELMNCEVDFTSPVYKQYRLQKITEKYPELQSVPKEVFATDPSTADAPSSEVIYRCRKCRRTLFRSSSILSHDAGGGPAAFAHKKSLKGSRNDAGCMDPTQCTSYFIEPVQWMEQALLGVLDGQLLCPKCSSKLGSFNWYGEQCSCGRWVTPAFQIHKNRVDEIKHINISALK from the exons ATGATTGCTGTGGAAAGCGGGCTGTACATCGGAGCCGCCTCGGACCTGCGGCACTGCCAGGAGCTGCTCGGCGCCGGGGTCACACACGTCCTCACTGTGGATTCGGAAGAGCCGCACGTAGCCGCGCTCTTCCGCACGCACTTCGTCCGCGCTCTGGACGAGCCCGCGTGCGACCTGCTGAGCTCTTTCGACGAGTGCGCGCGCTTCATCGCGGACGCCCTACGGACGGGTTGCGGGGCAGTCCTCgtgcactg TCACGCGGGCCAGAGCCGGAGCGCCGCCGTGGTCGCCGCCTTCCTCATGAAAAGGCGCGGGCTGAGCGCGACGGACGCCCGCTCTCGACTGCGCACCATCAAGCCCGACGTTCA GATAAATGAAGAGTTTCTGCGGCAGCTGGAGTTGTACGAATTAATGAACTGTGAAGTGGACTTTACCAGCCCTGTGTATAAACAATACAGACTGCAGAAAATCACAGAGAAATACCCAG AGCTTCAGTCCGTGCCAAAGGAGGTGTTTGCCACTGACCCCTCGACCGCAGACGCTCCAAGCAGTGAGGTCATTTATAGATGCAGGAAATGTCG ACGTACCCTGTTTCGCAGCTCTAGTATTCTCAGTCACGATGCTGGGGGTGGTCCTGCTGCGTTTGCTCATAAGAAGTCACTGAAAGGGTCCCGCAACGACGCAGGGTGTATGGATCCAACGCAGTGCACTTCCTACTTCATTGAGCCTGTTCAGTGGATGGAACAGGCACTGCTGGGTGTTCTGGATGGACAG CTCTTGTGCCCAAAGTGTAGTTCCAAGCTCGGTTCATTCAACTGGTACGGCGAGCAGTGCTCCTGCGGTCGATGGGTGACGCCCGCTTTCCAGATTCATAAAAACCGAGTTGATGAAATCAAGCACATCAACATATCTGCCCTTAAATAA